The following nucleotide sequence is from Zingiber officinale cultivar Zhangliang chromosome 10A, Zo_v1.1, whole genome shotgun sequence.
taaaCGAGCCTCTTAACTCGAACGAATTATTTTTTTGAGCTGAGACTCGAATAACTCATGAGCGACTTGACTCGTTTACACCCTTAACTGTCAACTACCGAAACAAATTTTGACAACACTCAATTTTTTTCTTCTAGACTGACATACGTGGAAATTCTTGAGCCAACATTTGATGGAGGCTAGGTTCCAACCAAGACCTTGGCACCGGCTTCTGAGTCCCTTCACAACTGAGTTAAAACAAACTTCTTTTAGTGTTGAATTACATAGACATAATTGTTTAATCACTTAAGTGATCCCTACATATTTAGACAACAATTTACTAAATTCAAATGACTTTTAATAGTTTTTTCTAAAAAATGCTAAATGGTAAAGAAAAAGGCATAAAGTAACATAAATATAAAGGGAAATAGGACAGTAAAGCATGTTTCATTACTCATCCTAACTTGAACGTGATGactagtttagtttttatatTTTATCACTTACcactaaaaaaagaaaaaaaacgacTATGTACCCTGATTTAGTGTTGTGCAGTCACATTCATCCACAATTTAGTAGCTCATAAATGAAGATTCTCAtgaagaatttaaaataaaattgatgCAGCTAAATGCTGAAAACTGACCAAGTGAGCACATTAGAATATTGTACAAGTAGTAAAGTAAATATCTCAATAATTCTATTTACTTGAACATAAGTCCATATAGATGAATCAGCCAAATATTTTTGTTTGAGATAATAATAAAATGTAAAGGAACAAACACCTAAACTGCGATTTAATCAAGATATGAGATGACAAAAGGGCCTATGAGATTCTGTTACTATGCTACACATGTGGCTCCTTACAAAATCGCAACCTATTCCTAGATAGGCTGATGCTTGGAAAAATGGATCTGGTCATTCTGTTTTGTAAAGTACAACTGAATTTCATGGTGATTCACTTGTTTAAACATGAATTATCAATGGAGACAATCTTTATTTTAATAAAGGGGGTAAGTTAACTAAAAACCACATACTATACCTTGATTTCTAATGATATCTCATTTTCAATGTAACAAGGTGAACCACAATCAAAGCAATTTTTCACTCAAGCACTGGTTCAAAGCAGTCATTAAATCAATGATTTGATTTTACATGGATAAATCTTAGTTAATGGTTTTGTAGATAGGTAAATTACATGGATGATGATAATAAGTTGATGGGGCCGAGATGATGGTAAACCAAGCTGCAATTGAAGCTAGTTTAGGCAATTATCTCTAATACATCAAACTATATGTAGATGCTTCCCATACATGTATTTAAGATTTCTTTAACATCTCATGGTTTTGTACCTCTAGCTCAGACCTCCATTATGATTTGTGCTTCCCTTCAGTTATACCAGgcatattttgaattttttataaaGGTAGAATGGCCATTAAGAAAAAAACCATAAAAACAAGATCTGTCATTGACAAGGTGCTATGAATCAGCAATAGGCTCCAACATCATCTTCGTCATATAATCCATCATGTACCATAGAAAACCAAACAAATTTCTCCTTAATTATATAACTGTTgatgtttaagaaaaaaaggtataattatgaatatatttggaaaatagataaaaaaatttgGTACAAATTTATAAGAATAAAACTGATATACTTTTTTCTACTTACAAAGAGTAAAAGCTGCCGAGTTGTAATATAACTTTGGGAAGGATGCTTAAAAGAAGGAAATATGAAACAAAGTACTAAACATCAATCAGGCATTGTGCCCAAAAGATCAATTGTCAATATTATTTATCAAGATGGTACGAATAAATGCAGAGAAAAGAAGGAtgtataaatatgattttatttatCGAGCATATTCTGCTAATTGATGGGAGTCTGTACATGAAATGCTGTTTCCACGAGATGGAGAGTACAAAAATATCTCTACAAGAATCTTTGAACGCCTAGACTTTGTTTTGCACGACATCGACTTCGGCAATAAAATGAAGAGAAGGAATAGATGAAATGAAGGAATAGCTATTCCACTATTAGTTTTCCATAGAACACAATCAAATCATAAAGTGAATATCTAATAGAGACCACAGAGTTACATGCCAAGGCAAATTTATACATGAAACCTAGTTTAAAATGTTAGATGACACTATTTCTTCCTTTCGATAGCAATGTTTAAATATACTAAGACTTAATAGTTGATCCGTGGACCAAAGATTTAACTCATCCTTCCTGAAAACCTAGTGTCAAATCTTTTCACTTTAAACTCTTACATATGCATATACGCAAAAGGTTCAATTTTAGAGTCAGAGTGGGATATGGAAGTAAGTTGGACAACCTAGAAGACAAAATCCAGAATTTTAATTTCTTCAAAGACAAATTGCTctctgttttccatttgtttAAGACCACACTAAGACTCCGTTGTTCTTATTGTACTTTGATCGTCATATAACAATTATCTAATGCTTATACATGAAGTTTCACCAGGAAGTGGAAAAAGGGATCACAAGGTAAAACTAGTAGATCTATCATATTAGTGTCAACGGAAGTAGCAGCAAGGCTGACCAAGAGATAGATATGCCCTGAAAAACTCAAGCAACTAGAGCACAAACAGGAAAGTGAACAGCAAAGAAGAATAATTCAGAGGAAAATACCATTTTGGAGACCTTCTTCCAGAAATGTGGTGTAGGCCTCGCCAACAAGTAAGCCCTCTGCAATGCTCTCtcttgctcttccgtccaatccTTCGCAGCACAATCATGATAGACCTGGGCATCTCCTCCTGCAACCTCTTTCCTCTCCTCGACCAAGATTTCAACTTTCCTTCTCTTGTCCCGCTTTCCTTTCCTCTCCGCAACATCCTCCACCTTCCCTTCACCAACCAAACCAAGAACTCCGTCCGTGATCACATGCGTAACCGCACTGGATGCCAACCTCGAGGACCTCCTCAGCTTCTGAGGCGTCTCTAGCGAACCAAGAACTCCATCCGCATTCACATGCCTAACCGCAATGGATTGCAACCTCAATGACCTCTTCACCTTCGGAGGCGTCTCTACCAAACCAAGAATTCCGCCGGCGTTCATGTGCCTGACCGCAATGGATGCCAACCTCGAGGACCTCCTCAGATTCTGAGGCGCCTCGACCGACCTCGAACCCCTAATCTTCCTCCCATCAGGAGCAATTTCTTTCGTGAATCTTCCACTTGAGCCGGGATCACTCTCGCTCTTCTTCGCCTCTCCTGAATCCAATCTAGAAGATCTTCGAAGGAAGCGGGGTGCCGGGACGGGAGGCGAAGTTAGCTTATCTTCAGAAGATGGCGTTGCATTGCTAGGTTTCTTCGTTTTCTTGTTGCCGTTCGAACGACTGGGAGTAGGTCGTCCAGTCGTCTCGATACTCTTTGATGTCTGGAATCGAGGAGATCCGCTGGGGATTTGGTGATACCTGAGTCGCCGGCCGGTTTCACGTGTCCCGGTGGTCGGAACTCTCTTGGCCATCTCGTCTATTAGGAGCAAATGAAATTGCGTGACTTGAGGAAGAGGGGGAGTCGAGAGAGCGAAAAGATTCGAAATTAATGGGCCAATTGGGCTTTTACGACCCAATTTTGGT
It contains:
- the LOC122027403 gene encoding uncharacterized protein LOC122027403 — its product is MAKRVPTTGTRETGRRLRYHQIPSGSPRFQTSKSIETTGRPTPSRSNGNKKTKKPSNATPSSEDKLTSPPVPAPRFLRRSSRLDSGEAKKSESDPGSSGRFTKEIAPDGRKIRGSRSVEAPQNLRRSSRLASIAVRHMNAGGILGLVETPPKVKRSLRLQSIAVRHVNADGVLGSLETPQKLRRSSRLASSAVTHVITDGVLGLVGEGKVEDVAERKGKRDKRRKVEILVEERKEVAGGDAQVYHDCAAKDWTEEQERALQRAYLLARPTPHFWKKVSKMVPEKSAQECFDRIHANFATPPQHQPRSRAKKADLSPIVHFAFGDKPLDDTNLKIKKARGSKRRTLAAQKTVRHLLRKHQLADQTTGGDYFSHLENSPNASAIIMNASGDPGTPDSLFTTGFLMKCSERSSSTHKRPLSRFKTNDVDPSPEVLKRIKNVALHEKYIDHLHYIEARRRRACHGKENHVVSCNNMNDNRPQSGVIKAAMAALTTEAQAVISHFQDRQVNALDYDDDSTSAGNCSFDLDGDA